A region of uncultured Carboxylicivirga sp. DNA encodes the following proteins:
- a CDS encoding Wzz/FepE/Etk N-terminal domain-containing protein produces MGEEQSKKQRTSIEDDEIDLIALLKVVWDNRKIIYYSVGVSVIIGLLIAIISPVKYKVTATLLPSEENRSSSIGGLSALAGMAGVNIGSMVGQQSIDIPAEIYPQVVNSYPFKNELIHKKFNFEEFEYSTSVYNYVLNDTIESIGKKILKYTIRLPWTLKDALINNSDTPLNTNYDVIYLSKDEERVFEYIEDLIQVEVDDGTGLVSLTVEAKEPIVTAQYVQRAVELLQEYIIDYKTKKVRENLNFIQESYLDKKVEYEKLQKQFFNYKDRHRNIISERSDPEFQRLSDEYDLVSIIYQELAKQLEQARIAVKEQTPAFSVIEPSKVPTEKSSPNRKLILIASVFIGFFIGIFVIFGKQFWITLKDNFKN; encoded by the coding sequence ATGGGAGAAGAACAATCAAAAAAACAGCGTACTTCAATAGAAGATGATGAGATTGATTTAATTGCTTTATTGAAGGTTGTTTGGGACAATAGAAAAATAATATATTATTCGGTTGGCGTTAGTGTTATAATCGGTTTGTTAATTGCCATAATAAGTCCTGTTAAGTATAAGGTAACAGCAACTTTGTTACCGTCAGAAGAGAATCGGTCAAGTTCCATAGGAGGATTAAGTGCTTTAGCAGGTATGGCTGGAGTTAATATTGGTTCTATGGTTGGGCAGCAATCAATAGATATTCCTGCTGAAATCTATCCTCAGGTTGTTAATTCATATCCTTTTAAAAATGAGCTTATTCATAAGAAGTTTAACTTTGAAGAATTTGAATATTCAACATCAGTTTATAATTATGTATTAAATGATACCATTGAGAGTATTGGTAAAAAAATATTGAAATATACAATTAGACTTCCATGGACATTAAAAGATGCTTTAATTAATAATTCTGATACACCTTTGAATACTAATTACGACGTTATTTACCTTTCTAAGGATGAAGAGAGAGTATTTGAATATATTGAAGATCTAATACAAGTTGAAGTTGATGATGGTACTGGTTTGGTTAGTTTAACAGTCGAAGCTAAAGAACCAATTGTTACAGCTCAATATGTACAAAGAGCAGTGGAATTATTGCAAGAGTATATTATTGACTATAAAACAAAGAAAGTGCGTGAAAATCTTAATTTTATTCAAGAAAGTTATTTGGATAAAAAAGTTGAGTATGAAAAACTTCAAAAACAATTTTTTAATTATAAGGATAGGCATCGAAATATCATTTCAGAGCGATCAGATCCTGAATTTCAGCGATTGAGTGATGAATATGATTTAGTGTCAATTATCTACCAAGAGTTAGCTAAGCAGTTGGAGCAAGCTAGAATCGCTGTTAAAGAACAAACACCTGCATTTAGTGTAATTGAACCTTCAAAAGTTCCTACCGAAAAAAGTTCTCCTAATAGAAAATTGATTTTAATAGCGAGCGTTTTTATTGGGTTTTTTATAGGGATATTTGTGATTTTTGGAAAACAGTTCTGGATTACTTTAAAAGATAATTTTAAAAATTAA
- a CDS encoding SLBB domain-containing protein: MRIILLSFAIILGTMSFNGYAQNVNPKTVDVESLSESQIRQIVDEINKRGLSESEAIGLARARGLSSEQIATLKRRLAEVKRNGGTDVDRLTRRQSDSYEIVEDAELLTSKAAIDSTKIDQRIFGFSFFNNEQLTFEPSLNIPVPDDYILGPGDELYVEIWGASQQSYQLEIESDGKINIPLVGPSYIGGLKFNVARKQVVDLLSTIYADLKSEQPRTFASVRTGQLKVIRVNVVGEVFNPGSYTLPGTASLFNVLYLSGGPNKNGSFRDIQLIRNGKVINRLDIYDFLINGNSLVNVPLMDNDIVMIPTYINRVKVEGEFKRTGLFEALNNETVKEMVNYAGGFSELAYHKRLRLYRNNGFEREFKSIDKENINKILLQNGDSLYVGKILDRYRNMVTIEGAVFTPGNYEYTDGLTLSQLIQQADGLIENAFLSRGIITRLKEDYTKENINFDINDIVNGKSDIQLNPNDEVLISAIDNMREERTVAIWGELQNMGVYPFAENLTLGDLVFLAGGFKESASESTIEVMRRLPYEEADKSNGKTSELYYFHVSRDLELNDEGASFIMQPYDEVFVRYMPGFQRSGVVTILGQVMYSGNYGLSSRTERISDLIGRAGGLSGNAYPLGAKLTRPVKLTDEEKAKREELMRKDSTLYFSDLEFETVSINLEKILANPGSRDDIYMKNGDVLEIPSVLQTIKVSGEILNPSSTVYVKNYNVRRYIQNSGGFSVMAKKGKTYVLYPNGASSATKGFLFFRSYPKVTPGAEIVIPKKPEREGMPPQAWIAIASSLASIGLTIATIANLSN; this comes from the coding sequence ATGAGAATAATTCTATTATCCTTTGCAATCATTTTAGGAACAATGTCATTTAATGGTTATGCTCAAAATGTCAATCCCAAAACCGTTGATGTAGAAAGTTTAAGTGAATCACAAATACGACAAATTGTAGATGAAATTAATAAGAGAGGGCTTTCTGAATCAGAAGCGATTGGATTAGCAAGAGCCCGTGGTTTAAGTTCAGAACAAATTGCTACTCTTAAAAGAAGATTGGCGGAAGTTAAACGGAATGGAGGAACAGATGTTGATCGGTTAACTCGTAGACAAAGTGATTCGTATGAAATTGTTGAAGACGCAGAATTATTGACCTCCAAAGCAGCCATTGACAGTACAAAAATTGATCAGCGTATTTTTGGATTTTCATTTTTTAATAATGAGCAGCTAACATTTGAGCCAAGCCTGAATATACCGGTACCTGATGATTATATTCTAGGCCCGGGTGATGAATTATATGTTGAAATTTGGGGCGCATCACAGCAATCTTATCAACTCGAAATAGAGTCAGATGGAAAAATAAATATTCCTTTAGTTGGGCCATCATATATTGGAGGTTTGAAGTTTAATGTTGCCAGGAAGCAAGTAGTTGATTTGTTATCTACCATCTATGCTGATTTAAAAAGTGAACAACCCAGAACTTTCGCTTCAGTTAGAACCGGTCAATTGAAAGTAATTAGGGTTAATGTGGTTGGCGAGGTTTTTAATCCCGGATCTTATACTCTGCCGGGAACGGCTTCCTTGTTTAATGTGTTATACCTTTCAGGTGGGCCGAACAAGAATGGATCTTTCAGGGATATTCAATTAATACGTAATGGTAAGGTTATAAATCGACTGGATATTTACGATTTTCTGATTAATGGAAATTCTTTAGTCAATGTACCTTTAATGGACAATGATATTGTTATGATTCCTACCTATATCAACCGGGTAAAAGTAGAAGGTGAGTTTAAACGTACAGGACTGTTTGAGGCTCTAAACAATGAGACAGTCAAAGAAATGGTGAATTATGCCGGAGGATTTAGTGAACTGGCATACCATAAACGATTGCGGTTATATAGAAATAATGGATTCGAAAGAGAATTTAAAAGTATAGATAAAGAAAATATTAATAAGATCTTGTTACAGAACGGGGATAGTCTTTATGTTGGTAAAATTCTGGATCGCTATCGTAATATGGTAACTATTGAAGGTGCTGTTTTTACTCCAGGAAATTATGAGTATACTGATGGTTTAACCTTAAGTCAGTTGATTCAACAAGCAGATGGATTAATTGAAAATGCTTTTTTATCAAGGGGTATTATTACACGATTAAAGGAAGATTATACAAAGGAAAATATCAATTTTGATATTAATGATATTGTTAATGGTAAATCTGATATTCAGCTTAATCCTAATGATGAAGTGTTGATTTCTGCCATTGATAATATGCGAGAAGAACGTACGGTTGCTATATGGGGAGAACTGCAAAATATGGGAGTTTATCCGTTTGCAGAGAACTTAACCTTGGGAGATCTTGTTTTTTTAGCCGGAGGCTTTAAAGAATCAGCCTCTGAGTCAACAATAGAAGTGATGAGACGTCTGCCTTACGAAGAAGCGGATAAAAGTAACGGTAAAACATCTGAATTGTATTATTTCCATGTATCCCGTGATCTTGAATTAAATGATGAAGGTGCGTCTTTTATTATGCAACCATATGATGAAGTCTTTGTCCGATATATGCCTGGTTTTCAGAGATCAGGAGTTGTAACCATATTGGGACAAGTTATGTATAGTGGGAATTATGGTTTATCATCACGGACTGAACGGATTTCTGATTTGATAGGACGAGCTGGTGGATTATCAGGAAATGCATATCCATTAGGTGCCAAATTAACAAGGCCTGTCAAATTAACTGATGAAGAAAAGGCAAAAAGAGAAGAATTGATGCGCAAGGATAGTACATTATATTTTTCTGATCTTGAATTTGAAACGGTAAGTATTAATCTGGAGAAGATTTTAGCGAATCCCGGATCACGTGATGATATCTATATGAAGAATGGTGATGTGCTTGAAATACCGTCTGTATTACAAACTATTAAAGTTTCAGGTGAAATATTGAATCCATCCTCAACAGTTTATGTCAAGAACTACAATGTAAGAAGGTATATTCAAAACAGTGGAGGATTTTCTGTGATGGCAAAAAAAGGTAAAACTTATGTTTTGTATCCCAATGGAGCATCAAGTGCCACAAAAGGATTTTTGTTTTTTAGGAGTTATCCTAAAGTAACACCAGGTGCTGAAATCGTAATACCAAAGAAACCAGAAAGAGAAGGAATGCCGCCGCAGGCATGGATCGCAATTGCGAGTTCATTAGCCTCTATTGGTCTTACAATTGCTACTATAGCAAATCTGAGTAATTAA
- a CDS encoding lipoprotein signal peptidase, whose translation MTVLKKSFLIIFAVLLVDQIVKIWIKTHMMLGDEIPVLGNWFIIHFVENNGMAFGMQLAGKFGKVFLSVFRIIAVIGIGWYLVNLTKKDAPKGLVFSVALVLAGAFGNIIDSAFYGIIFDHSYGQVASLFPGEGGYSNFLHGKVVDMLYFPLLEGRYPDWMPFVGGNTFIFFRPVFNIADSSITIGIFSILLFQKKFFKEEKTIEE comes from the coding sequence ATGACTGTTTTAAAAAAGTCTTTTTTAATAATTTTCGCTGTTTTATTGGTTGACCAGATTGTGAAAATCTGGATCAAAACCCATATGATGCTAGGCGATGAAATTCCTGTATTGGGCAATTGGTTTATTATTCATTTCGTTGAAAACAACGGAATGGCATTTGGAATGCAGTTAGCAGGTAAGTTTGGAAAGGTCTTTCTGAGTGTGTTTCGAATTATTGCTGTGATCGGAATTGGTTGGTATCTGGTTAATTTAACGAAAAAAGATGCCCCTAAAGGATTAGTTTTTAGTGTTGCGTTGGTTTTGGCAGGTGCTTTTGGTAATATAATTGACAGTGCATTTTATGGAATAATTTTCGATCATAGTTATGGTCAGGTTGCGAGCTTATTCCCAGGTGAAGGAGGATATTCTAATTTTCTACATGGAAAGGTTGTAGATATGTTGTATTTTCCTTTGCTAGAAGGCCGTTATCCGGATTGGATGCCTTTTGTTGGAGGTAATACATTTATTTTCTTTAGGCCCGTTTTTAATATTGCTGATTCGTCAATTACAATCGGTATATTTTCTATTTTGCTCTTTCAGAAGAAGTTTTTTAAGGAAGAAAAAACTATAGAGGAATAA
- a CDS encoding TraR/DksA C4-type zinc finger protein, which translates to MAERTRYSDEELQEFKEIILKKLDKAKKDYELLRHTITHEDGNDTQDTSPTFKVLEEGAAVLSKEEAGKLAQRQQKFIQHLQAALVRIENKTYGVCRVTGKLIPAERLRAVPHATLSVEAKQNQK; encoded by the coding sequence ATGGCTGAAAGAACCCGTTACTCTGATGAAGAACTTCAGGAATTTAAAGAAATCATCCTGAAGAAGCTTGATAAGGCCAAGAAAGATTATGAATTGTTGAGGCATACTATTACGCATGAAGATGGTAATGATACTCAGGATACTTCTCCTACTTTTAAAGTATTGGAAGAAGGAGCTGCAGTGCTTTCCAAAGAAGAGGCTGGTAAATTGGCTCAACGTCAACAAAAATTCATTCAGCATTTACAAGCTGCCTTGGTCCGCATCGAGAACAAAACATACGGTGTTTGTAGGGTTACTGGCAAACTGATTCCAGCAGAGCGTCTCAGAGCCGTTCCTCATGCTACACTAAGTGTTGAAGCAAAGCAAAACCAAAAGTAA
- the ileS gene encoding isoleucine--tRNA ligase has protein sequence MNAKFTEYKGLDLSQVNKDVLKKWDENGAFEKSISTREGKPTFVFYEGPPSANGMPGIHHVMARTIKDIFCRFKTQQGFLVKRKAGWDTHGLPVELGVEKALGITKEDIGKSITVAEYNDACRKDVMKYTDLWEELTHKMGYWVDMNDPYITYDNRYIETLWWLLKEMYKKGLLYKGYTIQPYSPAAGTGLSTHELNQPGCYRDVKDTTCTAQFAVIRNEESEKCFDGDEDLYFLAWTTTPWTLPSNTALAVGPKINYVKVKTYNPYTGKPVSVIMAKDLAASYFNPQNAELDFDAYQEGDKKIPFKIVSEYVGTELEGIRYEQLIPWIKPDGDAFRVILGDYVTTEDGTGIVHIAPTFGADDDRVAKAANIAPLILINKEGKRQPMVDRTGKFFNLEDLDADFVNDFVNVESYKEFAGRFVKNAYDSSLSEDDGTLDVDISVMLKKENKAFKVEKHTHNYPHCWRTDKPVLYYPLDSWFIKTTAVRDRMIELNKTINWKPASTGTGRFGKWLENLVDWNLSRSRYWGTPLPIWRTEDGTEEKCIGSVEELMAEINKAVEAGLMKENPFKDFEVGNNAKENYDKIDLHRPYVDDMVFVSDSGQPMYREADLIDVWFDSGAMPYAQMHYPFENKEGFDQIYPADFIAEGVDQTRGWFFTLHAIATMMFDSVAFKNIISNGLVLDKNGNKMSKRLGNGVDPFEVIEEYGSDPLRWYMITNAQPWDNLKFDISGVDEVKRKFFGTLYNTYSFFALYANVDGFTGKEAQVPVEKRSEIDRWIISLLNSLVKEVNESYECYEPTRAGRAIQNFVMENLSNWYVRLNRKRFWGGEFNEDKLAAYQTLYSCLETVALLSAPISPFFMDRLFNDLNQMSGRFTDVSVHLAQFPSYDESLIDSSLEERQQYAQEISSMVLGLRRKVNLKVRQPLNKIMIPILDETFEHQLEAIKSLVLTEVNVKEMEFLRDASGVLVKKIKPNFKTLGPKYGKMMKAISGAINALGQEEIAIFEKEERFSLELDGQKVVLSIEDVEIMSEDIPGWLVANEGKLTVALDIEVTEELREEGIAREFVNRIQNLRKDSGLDVTDKIRLSIMKNDAVNKAVEKHAEYIGAQTLAVEVKLVDNCNDNTAVTVDIDDEISTLMQIVKA, from the coding sequence ATGAACGCAAAATTTACCGAATATAAAGGATTAGATCTCTCTCAGGTAAACAAAGATGTACTAAAAAAATGGGACGAGAATGGAGCTTTTGAGAAAAGTATCTCAACTAGGGAAGGGAAACCAACTTTTGTATTCTACGAAGGACCACCTTCTGCTAATGGAATGCCTGGTATTCACCATGTGATGGCTCGTACCATTAAAGATATTTTTTGTCGTTTTAAAACTCAACAAGGATTTTTAGTTAAAAGAAAAGCTGGTTGGGATACTCATGGTTTACCTGTTGAATTAGGTGTTGAAAAAGCACTTGGTATCACAAAAGAAGATATTGGTAAAAGTATAACTGTTGCCGAATATAATGATGCATGTCGCAAAGACGTGATGAAATATACTGACTTATGGGAAGAATTAACTCATAAGATGGGGTATTGGGTTGATATGAATGATCCTTACATAACTTACGATAACCGATACATCGAAACGTTGTGGTGGTTGTTGAAAGAAATGTATAAAAAGGGATTGTTGTATAAAGGTTATACAATTCAACCTTATTCACCGGCTGCTGGAACAGGTCTTAGTACTCACGAGTTAAACCAGCCCGGATGTTACCGAGATGTAAAGGATACAACTTGTACTGCTCAGTTTGCTGTTATTCGTAACGAAGAGTCTGAAAAGTGTTTTGATGGCGATGAAGATTTGTACTTTCTTGCCTGGACTACTACTCCCTGGACTTTGCCTTCGAACACAGCATTGGCTGTTGGTCCAAAAATTAATTACGTCAAAGTAAAAACATATAATCCATATACGGGTAAGCCTGTTTCTGTTATAATGGCAAAGGATTTAGCAGCCAGCTATTTCAATCCTCAAAATGCAGAACTGGATTTTGACGCATATCAGGAAGGGGATAAGAAAATACCTTTTAAAATTGTTTCTGAATATGTAGGTACAGAATTGGAAGGAATTCGCTACGAACAACTCATCCCCTGGATTAAACCTGATGGAGATGCTTTTCGAGTGATTTTGGGTGATTATGTGACAACAGAAGATGGAACTGGTATTGTTCATATTGCTCCTACTTTTGGTGCAGACGATGATCGTGTGGCGAAAGCGGCTAATATTGCGCCGTTAATCCTAATAAATAAAGAAGGTAAACGACAACCAATGGTTGATCGTACGGGTAAGTTCTTCAACCTTGAGGACCTGGATGCTGATTTTGTAAACGACTTTGTAAATGTAGAGTCCTATAAAGAGTTTGCTGGTCGTTTCGTAAAGAATGCTTATGATTCATCATTATCTGAAGATGATGGCACATTAGATGTGGATATCTCAGTAATGTTGAAGAAAGAAAATAAAGCTTTTAAGGTTGAGAAGCATACACACAATTACCCTCATTGCTGGCGAACCGATAAGCCTGTACTTTACTATCCGTTGGATAGTTGGTTTATAAAAACAACTGCAGTGCGTGATCGCATGATTGAGTTGAATAAGACAATCAACTGGAAACCTGCTTCCACCGGAACCGGTCGTTTTGGTAAGTGGTTAGAGAATTTGGTGGATTGGAACTTAAGTCGATCTCGCTATTGGGGAACTCCACTTCCAATCTGGAGAACCGAAGACGGTACAGAAGAAAAATGTATTGGTTCGGTTGAAGAATTGATGGCTGAAATCAATAAAGCTGTTGAAGCCGGTTTGATGAAAGAAAATCCTTTCAAGGATTTTGAGGTTGGAAATAATGCGAAAGAGAATTACGATAAAATAGATTTACATCGTCCTTATGTGGATGATATGGTATTTGTTTCAGATAGCGGACAGCCTATGTATCGCGAAGCTGACCTGATTGATGTCTGGTTTGATTCAGGAGCTATGCCTTATGCTCAGATGCATTATCCATTTGAGAATAAAGAAGGTTTTGATCAGATTTATCCTGCTGATTTTATTGCTGAAGGTGTTGATCAGACGAGAGGATGGTTTTTTACATTACATGCCATCGCAACAATGATGTTTGATTCTGTTGCTTTCAAAAATATCATTTCTAACGGATTGGTATTGGATAAGAATGGTAATAAAATGTCGAAGCGTTTGGGTAACGGTGTTGATCCTTTTGAAGTAATCGAAGAATACGGATCAGATCCTTTACGTTGGTACATGATTACCAATGCTCAGCCATGGGATAATCTTAAATTCGATATTAGTGGAGTTGACGAAGTTAAACGTAAATTCTTCGGAACTCTTTATAATACCTACTCATTCTTTGCCTTATATGCCAATGTTGATGGATTTACAGGAAAAGAAGCTCAGGTGCCGGTTGAGAAACGTTCTGAAATAGATCGATGGATTATTTCATTATTAAACTCATTGGTGAAAGAAGTTAATGAAAGTTACGAATGTTACGAACCAACACGCGCAGGTCGGGCCATTCAGAACTTTGTTATGGAGAATTTGAGTAACTGGTATGTTCGATTAAATCGTAAACGTTTCTGGGGTGGTGAATTTAACGAAGATAAGTTAGCTGCATATCAAACTTTATATTCATGTTTGGAAACTGTGGCCTTATTATCAGCTCCAATCTCTCCATTCTTTATGGATCGTTTGTTTAATGATTTAAATCAGATGTCTGGCCGATTTACTGATGTTTCGGTACACCTGGCTCAATTCCCATCTTATGATGAGTCATTGATCGATTCAAGTTTGGAAGAGAGACAGCAATATGCTCAGGAAATATCATCTATGGTTCTGGGATTACGACGTAAAGTTAATCTGAAAGTGCGTCAGCCGTTGAATAAGATTATGATTCCAATTTTGGATGAAACATTCGAGCATCAGTTGGAAGCTATTAAGTCTTTGGTATTGACTGAAGTCAATGTGAAAGAGATGGAATTCTTAAGGGATGCTTCAGGAGTGTTGGTTAAGAAGATCAAACCGAATTTTAAAACCCTTGGTCCTAAGTATGGTAAGATGATGAAAGCAATTTCAGGTGCAATTAATGCATTAGGTCAGGAAGAAATTGCTATCTTCGAAAAAGAGGAAAGATTTTCTCTGGAACTGGATGGACAAAAAGTTGTTCTTTCAATTGAAGATGTTGAAATAATGTCAGAGGATATTCCTGGTTGGTTGGTTGCCAATGAAGGTAAATTAACTGTAGCTTTGGATATTGAAGTTACTGAGGAGTTAAGAGAAGAGGGTATCGCTCGTGAATTTGTAAATCGAATTCAGAATTTGCGTAAAGATTCAGGATTGGATGTTACTGATAAAATAAGACTGTCGATAATGAAAAATGATGCTGTTAATAAGGCTGTAGAAAAACATGCTGAATATATTGGAGCTCAAACATTGGCAGTTGAAGTAAAATTAGTAGATAATTGTAACGATAATACTGCGGTTACCGTAGATATCGATGATGAAATAAGTACCTTGATGCAAATTGTTAAGGCTTAA
- a CDS encoding DUF5020 family protein gives MKIKSLVISALLFSSVLGIAQNVQLHYDFGKDRKLVTTTFEMFKPDKYGSTFFFVDLDYSADTRNVENGVSLAYMEIARSFKWNENQKFEPRIEFNSGNVTGFPIKNSWLAGAQYTFNSEDYSKILTLQANLKQIQDGKKDGDNLTGFQLTAVWAVQLLEGKVSLTGFADFWREDVWVDSGNAGEIKEYVFLTEPQVWYNTCKNFAIGGEIEISNNFGTNDGFMINPTLAAKWTF, from the coding sequence ATGAAAATCAAATCATTAGTTATTTCAGCACTTTTGTTTAGTTCTGTGCTTGGCATTGCACAAAATGTACAATTACATTACGATTTTGGTAAAGATCGTAAATTAGTTACAACTACATTTGAAATGTTCAAACCAGATAAGTATGGTAGCACTTTCTTTTTTGTCGACCTGGATTACAGCGCAGATACAAGAAATGTTGAAAATGGAGTTTCTTTAGCCTATATGGAAATTGCTCGTAGCTTTAAATGGAATGAGAATCAAAAATTTGAACCTCGTATTGAGTTTAACAGCGGTAATGTAACCGGATTTCCTATCAAAAATTCCTGGTTAGCAGGCGCTCAATATACATTCAACTCCGAAGATTATTCCAAAATATTAACCTTACAAGCAAACCTAAAACAAATACAAGATGGTAAAAAAGATGGCGATAATCTAACCGGATTTCAATTAACAGCCGTTTGGGCGGTACAACTATTGGAAGGAAAAGTCTCGTTAACAGGATTTGCTGACTTTTGGAGAGAAGATGTATGGGTAGATAGTGGCAATGCCGGTGAGATCAAAGAATATGTTTTTCTAACAGAGCCCCAAGTTTGGTATAACACATGTAAAAATTTTGCAATAGGTGGCGAAATAGAAATCAGCAATAATTTTGGTACCAATGATGGATTCATGATTAATCCTACCCTTGCTGCTAAATGGACTTTCTAA
- a CDS encoding NCS2 family permease, producing MLEKLFNLSENQTNIRTEVIAGVTTFMTMAYILAVNPDILAATGMDQGAVFTATALSAALATLVMAFVAKLPFALAPGMGLNAFFAFTVVLGMGHSWQFALTAVFLEGIVFILLTAFNIRELIIKAIPMNIKHGISVGIGLFIALIGFKNAGIVIGNDATLVGLGNIIDITNNASAIVAIITLIITGALLARKVKGALLIGIFAGTIIGIPFGITHLPDSFELTPPSLSPIFAKFEWSEIFTTDMALVLLTFLFVDLFDTVGTLIGVTSKANMLDKDGKIPRVKQALFADSIGTTLGAVLGTSTVTTYVESAAGVSEGGRTGLTAATTGVLFLLALFFSPIFLMIPSAATAAILIIVGVMMFTPITKIDLTDYTEAIPAFLAIVMMPFTYSIAEGIVFGMLAYVILKILSGKFKDISIVSILLAILFVLKFFID from the coding sequence ATGTTGGAAAAATTATTTAATCTATCAGAAAACCAAACAAATATACGTACCGAAGTCATTGCCGGTGTTACAACCTTTATGACGATGGCTTATATCTTGGCTGTTAATCCAGATATTCTGGCTGCGACCGGTATGGATCAGGGAGCAGTATTTACGGCTACTGCCTTATCTGCAGCGTTGGCTACTTTGGTTATGGCTTTTGTTGCCAAACTACCTTTTGCACTTGCTCCCGGAATGGGACTTAATGCATTTTTTGCTTTCACTGTCGTATTAGGTATGGGACATAGCTGGCAATTTGCACTAACAGCTGTATTTTTAGAAGGTATAGTATTTATACTTCTTACTGCATTTAATATTCGAGAACTGATTATTAAGGCAATTCCAATGAATATCAAACATGGTATTTCAGTTGGTATTGGTCTGTTTATTGCTCTAATTGGATTTAAAAATGCAGGCATTGTAATTGGCAATGATGCAACATTGGTAGGTTTAGGTAATATTATCGATATAACTAACAATGCTTCAGCAATTGTGGCTATCATTACCTTGATTATTACTGGTGCTTTATTAGCCAGAAAGGTAAAGGGTGCTTTACTGATTGGTATTTTTGCCGGCACAATTATTGGTATTCCTTTTGGCATTACACACTTACCAGATTCATTTGAATTAACTCCACCTTCTTTATCTCCAATATTTGCAAAATTTGAATGGAGTGAAATCTTTACTACAGATATGGCTTTGGTTTTACTTACTTTCCTTTTTGTTGATCTTTTTGATACTGTTGGCACATTGATTGGAGTAACTTCAAAGGCGAATATGCTTGATAAAGATGGTAAGATACCTCGTGTTAAACAGGCTCTCTTTGCTGATTCAATTGGTACAACATTAGGAGCAGTACTAGGAACCTCTACTGTTACAACTTATGTAGAGAGTGCTGCAGGTGTAAGTGAAGGTGGCAGAACAGGTTTAACCGCTGCTACAACAGGAGTATTGTTTTTATTGGCATTGTTTTTCTCGCCAATATTCTTAATGATTCCTTCAGCTGCAACAGCTGCCATTTTAATCATTGTTGGAGTAATGATGTTTACACCAATCACAAAAATAGACCTAACAGATTATACAGAAGCCATTCCAGCCTTTTTAGCCATCGTAATGATGCCATTTACATATTCTATTGCTGAAGGTATAGTTTTCGGAATGCTGGCTTATGTAATACTGAAAATTCTATCAGGTAAATTTAAAGATATCTCAATAGTTTCAATTTTATTAGCAATACTATTTGTATTAAAATTCTTTATTGATTAA
- a CDS encoding transposase, with the protein MGVNGRNFQRQYKEKLSDYHTWKQGIHAEQYIVYPKNLGPYLTIDETSLSNGELYTIITNKSRRGRKGSIVGMFKGTLASDIIQLIQEHYPADQRKIVREVTLDMAGNMNLIIKKCFPRAKRVTDRFHVQKLANEAVQDIRIKHRWDTLDAENKAYKRAKEEGLEYQPEILSNGDTRRQLLARSRYLLFKPEERWTNSQWVRAQSFLICILI; encoded by the coding sequence TTGGGAGTTAATGGGCGTAATTTTCAACGCCAGTACAAAGAAAAGCTAAGTGATTATCATACCTGGAAACAAGGTATACATGCAGAGCAATATATTGTTTATCCAAAAAATTTAGGTCCCTATCTAACGATTGATGAAACAAGCCTGTCAAACGGAGAACTTTATACAATTATTACCAATAAATCCCGAAGAGGACGCAAAGGTTCGATAGTTGGTATGTTTAAAGGAACTTTAGCCAGTGATATCATTCAACTAATTCAGGAGCATTATCCGGCAGATCAACGAAAAATCGTAAGAGAGGTAACGCTGGACATGGCAGGTAATATGAATCTGATCATCAAAAAGTGTTTCCCAAGAGCAAAGCGAGTAACCGATCGTTTTCATGTTCAAAAACTGGCAAATGAAGCGGTACAGGATATTCGGATCAAACACAGATGGGATACGTTGGATGCCGAAAACAAAGCTTATAAACGGGCGAAAGAAGAAGGTTTAGAATATCAACCTGAGATATTATCCAATGGAGACACCCGAAGGCAACTATTAGCCAGAAGCAGGTATTTATTGTTTAAACCTGAAGAGCGATGGACGAACTCTCAATGGGTAAGAGCACAATCCTTTTTGATTTGTATCCTGATATAA